TGACAATACTACGGTTTTCATAACACATGGAAATGACCTGAAATAACAGCTCGGCCCCTTCTTTATTAAGAGGGATGTACCCCAGTTCATCAAGAACCAGGAGATCAAGCTTTTCAATCTGTTTCATAAACTTCGGAAGCGATCCTTTCTGATTTTCTTCAATCAACTTATTAACTAAAGCTGCCACCGTAAAGAACTTCACACGACTGCCAAAACGATGTATGGCATTTAAGGATATTAACGTTGCCAAATAGGTTTTGCCAGTGCCGACTCCACCATATAAAATGAGGTTTTCCTTCTCTTTAATAAAGCTGCCATTTAATACAGTTGACCGGTCAATTCCTTGTGGAATTTGAATGTGTTCCCACTGGAATGGTTGGGTGCCTGTCTTTGGCAACTGGGCCTGGCTGAGTAATAAATTAATTTTACGTTCTTCGCGGTTTTCCACTTCTTTTTCAAATAGCTTGAGAAGATATTCTTCGTGTGTATCTGCTTTTATGTCTTTATAGTTCTCTCGAATCCAGCTTAACTTTAGTCGTTTGGCATAATTCTCAATCTGCTCATTCATTTGCGCCACCACCTTCCTGGAAGAAGGAATCATAATGAGAGAGCCCCCGAGTCGCTTGTGGGACATCAGGCAGCTTAAATTGTGGCCTGATAGTCTTATAACTTTCATTTTGGTTCAGTAACGAATAAAAACAATGTTTAATCTGGTCGGTGTTCGGATGCCCGTGGAAAGATGCCATCTCTAAAGCTTTATTTAAAAGGGTGAAATCATTATTTTTAAGCAATTTTCCTAAAAGCCGTAAGGCTGATTTTTGTTCTTCCTCCGTACAGTCTTTTAAATATTTTGACCAGGTATAAGGAAAGTGATCGTATATACTTGAATACTTAATGGCTTTTGGGCGCTTCGAAAGAAGATCAAGATAAGGCTGCCATACCATGGATCTCCTCTTCACACCGTATAAGCGGTGATGTTTCACAATCACCTCGTTATCCTCGTTCAATACGACAATAGAGTTATAAGTGATCTGTAGTTTTACGCTCTGTCCCGCAAATCGAGGGGAAGTGGAGTATTCCTTGTTGTCCACTGTGACAATCCCATATTTATCTGCTTTCGCTTTCTTATAATGTGCACAATCGAAGGGTTTCTCCGGAAGAAGCAGCCACGCTTTCTCATCTTCTCTAAACAACGCGGATTGTAGACCTTGTTTTTTATAATGCAGTCGTTCCCGATCCTGTTCTGCCAGTCCCCACAAAGTTTCATTAAACGAATCAAGGTTAACGACAGTACACTCCGGAAGAAGAAAATTATTACGAACGTACTTAACCATGGCTTCCACATGACCTTTTTCGTTTCCTTTGCCTGGATTACAGAACTCATACTTAAAACCATAATGCAGGACAAAGCGTTCAAACGTGTCGGTGAGATCCCGGTTCCCTTTGCTCTTTATCTTTTTCACCGCAGGGGATAAATTATCAAACCGGATTGTTGCTGGCACTCCGCCCATATGACTAAACATTCGTTGTAATCCTTCTAGTAAGCACTCTGTATTTTCCGAAGGAAACACCTGAAAATAAAACGTATTACTAAACGGGAATGACATGACTAAATACGGAAGGTCGATAACCTCTGCTTGATATTTAAAAGGGGCTGTCCCAAAATCCACTTGAGCTGTTCCTGGAATTGATTCAAGAGGGAGGGCAGCTTCTTTATGATAATCCGCTAGTTCCTTTTTTCGTTTAGAAACATAATCCCTAACTGATCGATCTGAACCTTCGAAACTATGAAACGTTACTAACTGCTCAAACATTTTCTTAGCCGTACGATGGTTCTTCTTTTTCTTTTTCAGATCCTCCTTGATCCATTTATCTAAAATAGGCTTCACAGGATCCATAACTCTTGCTTTACGTTTCTGAGGCTGTCTAGCCTCGAATTCTTCCTTATTTGCATACTTTGTAACCGTACGGGGATCGATCCCCATGCTCTTTGCCACACCGGCATACTTTTTACCTTTTTGATTCACTTCATGTCTGATATAATCAATTTGTGCCACTGCTAACATCTCCTAATAGCCTCCTGTCGAACGTTGTTGGTCCAACGAGGAGTTTAAAGTTATTTTGAGAGGTTGGCAAGTGGCTCTTTTTAATTTATGCCGGCCCCGCGGGGCCGGCATAAATTAATTGCCATAACCTACATTATTAGTTTGCCATAAACACATTAATAACTACAGAAGTTATCATTGTTCGTTTTTATTTTAGATAAAACGACAGAAGCAGCAGAGATATTAGACGTTTCAAAATCCCGTATTGGTCACATGGTTAATCAATCGAAGAATCTGAAAAGTGTATAGGGTAAGCGGTTATACCAGTACAATCGCCCATCTACCTTAATGAACGCCTACAAAAAAGTAGACGATCTTCGTTTCAAACATTATATTTTGCGTGAAAAAAATGATGTGTATGAAGCATTAAAATATTTTTTTAAAAAAGAGGAAGGGGCAGCGGCTTATTAACGGTGTATGTCTTAATAGGTTAAAACGGATTTTATAAAGGGCTTTAACTCTCTAAAAAGTGTGTTAAGCCCTTTTTTAGTTTCCTAGTGGTTCATATAAAAAACGTTGCCACCACAGGATGTCAAGAGGCTAAAGACGCGAAGTTGCATTACAGCTATGCCAGCTGGGAAAGAACGAGTCCAGGAGCGATAGGCGGTATCTTTGGATCGAAAACAAGAAGAGCCGTCCGCACTTCCAACGACAAAACAATTTACAAGTGGATGGGATTGCAGGGCCACAATCGTTTCAGATGTTGTTTAAGTGATAGAAAAAGAGCAGGGGTTTATTTGCCCCTGCCAATATTTTTATATAAGTAGTCTGTTGTGATGGGATCTTCTCTATAATATAAATCTTGTAGAATTTGGCCAATCAAGGTTTTATCAATTAGTTACTAGAATATTTCTTTATCCAGTCCTCAAGGTCTTGTTCAACATGCAAATATTCTTCTGGACTATCTTTTATATCGACTCCAGATACAACTTTAAGAAATTCCCACACTTTCTCATCAATGATATTTGGTTCATCCTGCATTACATATTCAGAAGCCCAGTCCGCAACTTCTTCTCTTGAAAGTTTTCCTTGTAAAATCACATTTAATTTATAAATAATCTCGTCTTTTGTTGGCTGACCCATTTTTTCACCACTTTCCGATATAATTTCCACTACCATCAAATCGGTAATGACCTTTTGAACCACCTGTAAATTTAACGTCAGGTCTAACTTGCACCGCCTATCGAGAAGTTTCAATTTTTATGACATTAATGAACGTCGTATGCAATTCTAGTATACTCGACATATCGCCACAAGAATTTATTAGAGATAACCAACTTCTTAGGAAAGTTTAAAGCATTACCCTTTTTTATTTCATTTTTAGTAACAGAATAAAAGCTATTTCCTCTGTTTGTCTTAATTAGTTCATAGCTTATTATTTTCCCTTCTTAAATCGTCTATTTGCTTATGACTCTTTGACTGCCAGTTTAATGCTCATAAGGTAATTAGAAAAATATCACAGCTGAGGAGAGGAGAACTCTTACTATTATTTTAATGCAAGTATTTCGTTGCGGTTAAAATCAATCATTGCTAAGAAAAATTCATTAAAATTCTCAAACCGATCAATTTCTTCCCCTGCAAACCATATAACCTTACCAGAGATCTCTGAATTTGGCATTCCTAAAACAAATAAATCTTTATCAAAAGAAGTGGCTGCGATGGGTAATGAGTTATATCGTGAAAGCTGGCTCTCATTTAGTACGTCATCTTCAATAACACCTAATAGTGTTTGAGCGTATTTCATGATGATTGATTGATTTAATTCTTTTGTCCCAAATAGACGGATCGTTTGATAAAAACCTTTCCATCCATTAGCATACTTAAGAAAACCTCTATAAATAGGATCTAAGTCATAGCCCAATTGCAATTCAAGTGATTCAATATCTTTATCACTTGCGGCTACTTCGGGAAAATGATGAGGCCATAAATTTTCTTTGTCAATTTCCATTAATTCTTGCTTTACTAAAACCATGGTTGCTATGTTTTCTTTCCAATCACACATTATTATAGCTCCTCTTATTATGTAACACTGTTGATTTGTATCTTATAGGATATTTATGAGTTTGGCCACTAAGGCATATTGCTTATATACATGACTTAGATCATCTTCACACCTCCTCCGAATTGGTGAGACCTTGATCCTAAGTATTAAAGGTCAAGTTCACGCCAAATTTCGAGGATAGTATGACCGTCTTATCATCCATTTTCAAACAATTCTTTTGATGTTTTAAACGATTGAGAACGGTTATCTCTTACTTTTGTTAAATAGTAGTTATGGTTGCTGTTGCTAAGCCTTTTTTCTACGATAATAAAATTGAAATTCTTCGCCCATCTCCACTCTTCTTAAAAAGACCTCTCTCTTTTCTCAATAGTTGCCCTTAATTTTTATTTTAACGCCTGTGTAGTGGTTATTCACGATTAATTTTGGAATTCCACAGCATCTGGAGACAATAAATGCATTGCTGCGACACACATATACTAAGTTAGGTAGAAAAATGATGTGGGGTATAAATGATTCGTTAATATAAGAGAAAAGAATGAAATTAGAACGTTTCTCTATCTTAAGTCCTTTTTTAAAGTAATTATAGATATAAAGTCACGGAAAAAACACTTCTATAAGTACCATAATATTAAAAAATATCCTTTTTTAATAGCATTAGATAAAAAAGATTAGGTTTTATAGTCATTTAGGTGTCAAAGTAATTGTGTTATAACGTATAAAGATGTGGAAAATCAGGCCATATTGACTAAATTCAAATGACGGAAATGCGGGCATATATACCTTAATAGCCATTTATTTCCGCTACATTCATTGTTTTTTCCTAATTTAAGTAGAGCGTCACATTAAATAATACCATTTTTATAGTCCTTTTCGAATAGGAGACGTATAAAAATAGGGGGTATTTAACAAAAAATCACAATTATCTAGTGGTGGCGAATGAGGGTTAAAGCCAATAATATCAAGGGAATGACAATTTTCTTGTTTTTTTCTAACTAATAATAAATGAGAGGTAGACCTAATTGACTAATTATAAAGGACTGTTTTAGCGTAAGAGGTAGTTTAGTAAGCTTATACACGTCGTTTATCACAGAGAGTGAATAGGGAATAATAGATAATTTTGATAATTTAAGTATTTGTACTCATTTACATATTTGAGGGAAAATATTATGATTTAGCTACTACATTCGTAATATAGAACATAACGGGGGTGGATTGTCAGGAAGGATGTCAATATAACTAAGGA
The Salipaludibacillus sp. LMS25 DNA segment above includes these coding regions:
- the istB gene encoding IS21-like element helper ATPase IstB translates to MNEQIENYAKRLKLSWIRENYKDIKADTHEEYLLKLFEKEVENREERKINLLLSQAQLPKTGTQPFQWEHIQIPQGIDRSTVLNGSFIKEKENLILYGGVGTGKTYLATLISLNAIHRFGSRVKFFTVAALVNKLIEENQKGSLPKFMKQIEKLDLLVLDELGYIPLNKEGAELLFQVISMCYENRSIVITTNLQFGQWNHVFGDPILTEAVIDRLIHHSHLLVFTGDSFRYKESLLHQ
- the istA gene encoding IS21 family transposase — protein: MLAVAQIDYIRHEVNQKGKKYAGVAKSMGIDPRTVTKYANKEEFEARQPQKRKARVMDPVKPILDKWIKEDLKKKKKNHRTAKKMFEQLVTFHSFEGSDRSVRDYVSKRKKELADYHKEAALPLESIPGTAQVDFGTAPFKYQAEVIDLPYLVMSFPFSNTFYFQVFPSENTECLLEGLQRMFSHMGGVPATIRFDNLSPAVKKIKSKGNRDLTDTFERFVLHYGFKYEFCNPGKGNEKGHVEAMVKYVRNNFLLPECTVVNLDSFNETLWGLAEQDRERLHYKKQGLQSALFREDEKAWLLLPEKPFDCAHYKKAKADKYGIVTVDNKEYSTSPRFAGQSVKLQITYNSIVVLNEDNEVIVKHHRLYGVKRRSMVWQPYLDLLSKRPKAIKYSSIYDHFPYTWSKYLKDCTEEEQKSALRLLGKLLKNNDFTLLNKALEMASFHGHPNTDQIKHCFYSLLNQNESYKTIRPQFKLPDVPQATRGLSHYDSFFQEGGGANE
- a CDS encoding DNA-binding protein; translation: MVQKVITDLMVVEIISESGEKMGQPTKDEIIYKLNVILQGKLSREEVADWASEYVMQDEPNIIDEKVWEFLKVVSGVDIKDSPEEYLHVEQDLEDWIKKYSSN
- a CDS encoding SMI1/KNR4 family protein, producing the protein MCDWKENIATMVLVKQELMEIDKENLWPHHFPEVAASDKDIESLELQLGYDLDPIYRGFLKYANGWKGFYQTIRLFGTKELNQSIIMKYAQTLLGVIEDDVLNESQLSRYNSLPIAATSFDKDLFVLGMPNSEISGKVIWFAGEEIDRFENFNEFFLAMIDFNRNEILALK